In Aliamphritea ceti, a single window of DNA contains:
- a CDS encoding NAD(P)/FAD-dependent oxidoreductase yields the protein MAFPKSSPYVIVGAGIHGLSTAYHLALELKKRGKGSGEDIIILDKSGISAGATGIACGVIRNNYFQPAMRELMAHSVKVWESDPEAYSYHPVGYMQISPESMHEDVASIYEQQQAIGYESKFIEGEKDCSDYMKTIFHDWQAQGITSVLHEMPGGYANNTKAMYGLAAKAEAEGVRIITGVTVTGFQQATDGAITKVETNKGDIETDYVVIGAGPWVKSFWEMLDLPKQIDIKNPTSGVIATDVPMWVYWSLQEGTLGVDPGLQVTNDGKMPPVIHVDSNAPLYSDVDGSLITEDMWGIYYKPDYHFGGIQGGAAPFIVDKPADAVQVDPYGPESPEFIVGPDFAHMWVSALAHCQKRFEGTIPKYKDEASGGIGCFTPDSFPVFDTFRKNCFVIADSNHGYKMLGVGKLVAEQVVGEKPSLLEPFRFSRFEEGKLHPTSNSPFPWS from the coding sequence ATGGCATTTCCAAAGAGTTCACCTTACGTGATCGTTGGTGCCGGTATTCACGGTTTGAGTACTGCGTATCATCTGGCGCTGGAGTTGAAAAAACGCGGTAAAGGCAGCGGCGAAGATATCATCATTCTGGATAAGTCCGGCATTTCTGCCGGTGCTACCGGTATTGCCTGCGGTGTTATCCGTAACAACTACTTCCAGCCAGCGATGCGTGAGCTGATGGCACACAGTGTAAAAGTGTGGGAAAGCGATCCGGAAGCGTACAGCTACCACCCGGTTGGCTATATGCAGATCAGCCCGGAATCCATGCATGAAGACGTTGCCTCTATTTATGAGCAGCAGCAGGCAATTGGCTACGAGTCTAAATTTATCGAAGGTGAAAAAGACTGTAGCGATTACATGAAGACCATCTTCCATGACTGGCAGGCGCAGGGTATCACCTCGGTACTGCACGAAATGCCAGGTGGTTATGCAAACAACACTAAAGCGATGTACGGCCTGGCTGCGAAAGCAGAAGCTGAAGGCGTACGTATCATCACTGGTGTAACGGTTACCGGCTTCCAGCAGGCAACTGATGGCGCCATCACTAAGGTAGAAACCAATAAAGGCGATATCGAAACTGACTACGTAGTTATTGGTGCCGGCCCATGGGTTAAGTCTTTCTGGGAAATGCTGGATCTGCCTAAGCAGATTGATATTAAGAACCCAACCTCTGGCGTGATTGCGACAGATGTACCTATGTGGGTTTACTGGTCACTGCAGGAAGGCACTCTGGGTGTAGATCCTGGCCTGCAGGTAACTAACGATGGCAAGATGCCACCGGTTATTCACGTCGACAGCAACGCGCCACTGTATTCAGATGTAGACGGTTCCCTGATTACTGAAGACATGTGGGGCATTTACTACAAGCCTGATTATCACTTCGGTGGTATCCAGGGCGGTGCAGCACCATTCATCGTTGATAAGCCTGCTGATGCTGTTCAGGTTGACCCGTACGGACCTGAATCTCCAGAGTTCATTGTAGGCCCTGACTTTGCACACATGTGGGTATCCGCACTGGCACACTGTCAGAAGCGTTTCGAAGGCACGATTCCTAAATACAAGGATGAGGCTTCCGGCGGTATTGGTTGCTTTACACCAGATAGTTTCCCGGTATTCGACACCTTCCGTAAGAACTGTTTCGTGATCGCCGATTCTAACCACGGTTACAAAATGCTGGGTGTAGGTAAGTTGGTTGCTGAGCAGGTAGTAGGCGAGAAGCCTAGCTTGTTGGAGCCATTCCGCTTCTCCCGCTTTGAAGAGGGTAAATTGCACCCGACTTCGAACAGTCCTTTCCCTTGGAGCTGA
- a CDS encoding LysR family transcriptional regulator, translating into MASNISRALNLRHLRAFIEVAHTGNFTRAADKLAISQPALTSTIHQLEALIDVELFQRTTRKVTLSPDGEEFLPTAERLIDDFEQAILAVHANAKRRKGLVGIAVLPSIAIRLLPRVLENFRQSHPSIRVNLRDDNARGVQRQVLRNEVDFGISNLWEDRPELEYTPLFRDPVGAVLLADHPLAQETSPLPWSKLKGYSFAAMSHDTGVNALLNTTEGLPESVYSPDFEVLTLVALTGIIEAGLAVTALPKLAMPRFSEPGLIFKELTDPFVERQVFIITRKNEPLSKSAQIVLELLSAALAEPEQLLAKPIQN; encoded by the coding sequence ATGGCCAGTAATATCAGTCGGGCGTTAAACCTCAGACACCTGCGGGCATTTATCGAAGTCGCTCATACGGGAAACTTTACCCGGGCCGCAGATAAACTGGCGATATCTCAACCAGCTCTCACCAGCACCATCCACCAGCTGGAAGCATTAATTGACGTCGAACTGTTTCAACGCACAACCCGTAAAGTAACGCTCTCACCAGACGGCGAAGAATTTCTACCTACCGCAGAACGTCTGATCGACGATTTTGAACAAGCAATTTTAGCCGTTCATGCCAACGCTAAACGACGCAAAGGCCTGGTCGGCATCGCAGTACTTCCCTCAATCGCCATCCGGCTGCTCCCCCGGGTACTTGAGAACTTTCGCCAAAGCCACCCTTCCATCCGGGTCAACCTGCGCGATGACAATGCCCGAGGAGTACAGCGTCAGGTATTACGTAACGAAGTTGATTTTGGTATCAGTAATCTGTGGGAAGACCGTCCTGAACTGGAATATACCCCATTGTTTCGGGATCCTGTCGGGGCCGTACTCCTCGCTGACCACCCGCTGGCACAAGAGACATCCCCTCTGCCATGGAGTAAACTCAAAGGTTACTCGTTTGCGGCGATGTCTCACGATACCGGTGTGAATGCTTTGTTAAATACTACCGAAGGATTACCAGAGTCTGTGTACTCACCGGACTTCGAGGTACTGACACTCGTCGCACTAACAGGAATTATCGAAGCAGGGCTGGCCGTAACAGCCCTACCCAAACTAGCCATGCCCCGCTTCAGCGAACCCGGCCTGATATTCAAAGAACTGACCGACCCCTTCGTCGAGCGACAGGTCTTTATTATCACCCGAAAAAACGAGCCTTTATCAAAATCAGCCCAAATAGTACTGGAGTTGCTAAGCGCCGCCTTAGCTGAACCCGAACAGCTTTTAGCTAAACCTATTCAAAATTGA
- a CDS encoding DUF3726 domain-containing protein, whose amino-acid sequence MHISMNELKAALRRCFEACGYFVGNYEDAANMILWLEKHDLNGLDELERALPYITERSEKPLSTVIYEDSTSAIIDSHDRSALNCIAASVDLAHAKALENGIATVTVHNCHNRMFILKALTDCGRRGISVAAYWQSGSDTVTEHSAAIRAGERYPSYSRATTSLPGNIDNKALTIICSSRVDLTTSLQQSKGNRNARHISPTQIADNKDHSVEQGIDVNEALWEQINHIGMGVLVENNKRSQMEAGGQ is encoded by the coding sequence ATGCATATTTCTATGAACGAATTAAAAGCGGCTCTACGCCGATGCTTTGAAGCCTGTGGTTATTTTGTAGGCAACTATGAAGACGCTGCAAACATGATCTTGTGGCTGGAAAAACACGACCTCAATGGATTAGACGAGCTGGAGCGCGCATTACCGTACATCACTGAACGCAGTGAAAAGCCACTTAGCACCGTTATCTATGAAGACAGTACCTCAGCGATTATCGATAGCCATGATCGCAGTGCTTTGAACTGCATTGCAGCCTCGGTTGACCTGGCTCACGCCAAAGCACTGGAAAACGGTATTGCGACAGTGACAGTACATAATTGCCATAACCGCATGTTTATTCTCAAAGCACTGACCGACTGCGGCCGTCGCGGTATCAGTGTGGCGGCCTACTGGCAAAGTGGCAGCGACACGGTTACAGAGCATAGTGCTGCTATCCGGGCCGGTGAACGCTATCCAAGCTACAGTCGGGCAACCACCAGCTTGCCAGGCAATATAGATAACAAAGCACTGACAATTATCTGTAGCTCGAGAGTTGATCTGACTACATCCCTGCAGCAATCTAAGGGCAACCGTAATGCACGTCATATCAGCCCTACGCAAATAGCCGACAATAAAGACCATAGCGTCGAACAAGGTATCGATGTAAACGAAGCCTTATGGGAGCAGATAAACCATATAGGTATGGGAGTATTAGTCGAAAATAACAAACGCTCCCAGATGGAAGCCGGAGGCCAGTAG